The Prosthecobacter algae genome includes a region encoding these proteins:
- a CDS encoding InlB B-repeat-containing protein has translation MFDWTNFAGYPNELTNAEARNQFKSPNDVATDSSGAVYVTDPGHFRICKVLPSGQVVVVAGGTQGSTDGAGATAEFNDPYGIAVDGQGNLYVTDNHTVRKVTPQGAVTTLAGMPGESGAVDGAGAAARFGPLRGIAVTSNGVIFLPDPANHTLRKITPEGQVTTFAGKAGTEGHVQGTGGTIRFKQPSDVTLDNLGNLYVADTGNDAIRKLPTVGSSSTLASWNFHNEWFVYPAHIVWARNQLFVTDEAYGVVYQIDPTRGDKSIVAGVKGRHGTADGGVGTSRFHNPRGLAANSIGDIYIADNISNTLRKLSFSNQLTTVAGSVGSRGSADGQGSSARFLWPSALCVQPDGQIYVADSGNGTIRKITPEGLVSTFAGIVGAHGLMNSSEGDSHVGGLSDMALSRNGYLLTVQASDHEVSKVNMDGTIQKAYDLFQERPVAITETPDGNVYIIDENTDSICRATRQLPQLIPTRVAGGVRGDQDGLGTAARFNQPRGLFSDASGNLYVADTGNHKIRKIAPDGQVTTIMGPEDGLSSPQGVIVDAAGNIYVADTGNHVIRMRGASGVVSIIGGTPGNIGGQDGRAMNAGFCSPQALALDGDGGLYVVDWQNHRIVRGSPAAATAPALELEGPGDATVAEGALVDLGILTTVQSKQYAFTLRNTGTSTINLTGSPRVQIQSSNAPFFASLSSTAPLSPGADRVVYLSLGLGLVVGVHEGEVFIPSDDPGRPLLSFRVKLEVVAPAQVSFDASRYVVNQGTEELLVPVSRTGRTSAFSVKLRTTELNPTSVPPFSTGVGEVDFQPLSLTLDFAEGEMTKQIPVTLIPRGGTGVPNLRFALILTDASDGNTASPRAFAEIQVLAEDMLAPTLALTSPSAKDKHLVLPRRITGTAGDAMGLDRVEVSLNGGEPVRATLHSATQSTSVNFSAEVLEDDSSESVLTVTAYDLKGNSTVLTRTFERHFLVRLQRQFLPNSTVPANVGKFTVTGSPKGWGSATSHTGFPAVLAGSRISISTTIPAGYLFHHWENAPAGADPTSHTISFTVPETGVSPMTAVFSANPFLKGAALHYGGGNLAYLGLILPTGDTERSNASVGQFTATLVQATASLSGKLLMNGGIHAFTALLNGDGTVWFKTGKTFVSELELPGLRLSMTWSEVGLQATVRGSAENVSEGLASPAHFHKNFLVPRALLNLSASQGYYTLAWPAKAQLPIRDVKTFPQGAGYAALTFSNQGKVSLVGVLADGTKITASSLYRPSRQVPVFVQIPTPGASAKVKGGSFVGTLLVNPDEGAVSGEGCLWFRPAVVETPKPVTQLYTAGWPDGLQVDTIGSAFQPRLTVQQILPTTTGATVLRFENGRLVSPVEKQNLTILGNKVIKTPANDKTVTLKVSPVTGLFSGSFEPDWAQPQKKQPVFQGILLQGTEPSGVGFFISNGMADTDPEAGAVSLSGADR, from the coding sequence GTGTTTGATTGGACAAACTTCGCAGGTTACCCCAATGAGCTAACGAATGCGGAGGCGAGGAACCAGTTCAAGTCACCGAATGATGTGGCCACGGACTCCAGCGGAGCCGTGTATGTGACGGACCCAGGACACTTCCGGATCTGCAAAGTTCTGCCATCGGGACAAGTTGTGGTCGTTGCCGGCGGCACGCAAGGCAGCACTGACGGTGCTGGAGCGACCGCCGAATTCAACGATCCCTATGGCATCGCTGTGGACGGTCAGGGCAACCTGTACGTGACGGACAACCACACCGTACGCAAAGTGACGCCTCAAGGTGCTGTGACCACCTTGGCTGGCATGCCGGGAGAGAGTGGTGCTGTGGACGGTGCCGGAGCCGCCGCACGTTTCGGGCCGTTGCGCGGTATTGCAGTCACCTCCAACGGTGTCATCTTTCTGCCGGACCCTGCGAATCACACCCTCCGTAAGATCACCCCGGAGGGCCAGGTGACGACCTTTGCTGGCAAGGCTGGAACGGAAGGCCACGTTCAGGGAACTGGTGGGACCATTCGTTTCAAACAGCCCAGTGATGTGACCCTGGACAATCTGGGCAATCTTTACGTAGCGGACACAGGTAATGATGCGATTCGCAAGCTGCCAACGGTCGGCAGTTCCAGCACGCTAGCTTCTTGGAACTTTCACAACGAGTGGTTTGTCTATCCGGCCCATATCGTCTGGGCCCGAAACCAACTTTTTGTTACCGATGAGGCCTACGGTGTGGTCTATCAGATTGATCCGACGAGGGGTGACAAATCCATCGTGGCTGGCGTGAAGGGCCGGCATGGAACGGCCGATGGAGGTGTGGGAACCTCTCGCTTCCACAATCCCCGAGGACTGGCGGCGAATTCGATAGGGGACATTTACATTGCCGACAACATCAGCAATACCCTTCGCAAACTTTCTTTTTCCAACCAACTCACGACCGTTGCCGGAAGTGTGGGCAGCCGAGGGAGCGCCGATGGGCAGGGAAGCAGCGCCCGGTTTCTGTGGCCTTCCGCCCTTTGCGTCCAGCCTGATGGGCAGATCTATGTGGCGGACTCAGGCAATGGGACGATCCGCAAGATCACCCCTGAAGGATTGGTCAGCACTTTTGCAGGCATCGTCGGCGCGCACGGCCTGATGAATTCGTCAGAAGGTGATTCCCACGTCGGTGGCCTCTCGGACATGGCATTGAGCCGAAACGGTTACCTTTTGACGGTTCAAGCGTCCGATCACGAAGTGAGTAAGGTCAACATGGACGGCACGATCCAGAAAGCATACGACTTGTTTCAGGAAAGACCGGTGGCCATCACGGAAACGCCTGATGGCAATGTCTACATCATTGATGAGAATACCGATAGCATTTGCAGAGCCACCCGACAGCTTCCCCAGCTCATCCCCACCCGCGTAGCAGGGGGCGTGCGAGGCGACCAGGACGGCCTGGGCACTGCGGCTCGCTTTAACCAGCCCCGTGGTTTGTTTTCCGATGCCTCGGGTAATCTGTATGTGGCGGATACGGGCAATCACAAGATTCGGAAAATCGCGCCCGATGGCCAAGTCACGACCATCATGGGGCCTGAAGACGGACTGTCTTCACCTCAAGGCGTGATCGTGGATGCTGCGGGGAATATCTACGTCGCGGATACTGGCAATCATGTCATCCGCATGAGGGGAGCGTCTGGCGTGGTTAGCATCATCGGCGGCACCCCTGGAAACATCGGCGGACAGGATGGCAGGGCCATGAATGCGGGGTTCTGTTCCCCTCAGGCTCTCGCCTTGGACGGCGATGGTGGCCTGTATGTTGTGGATTGGCAGAATCACCGCATCGTCCGCGGGAGTCCGGCTGCCGCCACGGCTCCTGCTTTGGAGCTAGAGGGGCCTGGAGATGCCACCGTTGCCGAAGGCGCCCTGGTGGATCTGGGTATTCTCACCACGGTTCAGTCGAAACAATATGCCTTCACCTTACGCAACACGGGAACTTCGACGATTAATCTAACCGGCAGCCCCCGGGTCCAGATTCAGTCGTCCAACGCTCCTTTTTTTGCCTCGCTATCCTCCACGGCCCCCTTGTCACCGGGTGCTGACAGGGTGGTCTATCTCAGCCTCGGTCTAGGGTTGGTTGTAGGTGTTCATGAAGGTGAAGTCTTCATTCCTAGTGATGATCCGGGCCGTCCGTTGTTGTCGTTTAGGGTGAAACTGGAGGTCGTAGCACCTGCCCAGGTCAGCTTTGATGCTTCCAGGTACGTGGTGAACCAAGGGACGGAAGAGCTGCTGGTTCCGGTGTCTCGTACAGGAAGAACCTCAGCCTTCAGTGTAAAATTACGCACCACGGAGCTCAATCCCACCAGCGTTCCGCCTTTTTCCACAGGTGTAGGAGAGGTGGACTTTCAACCCCTGTCCCTGACCCTGGATTTCGCCGAGGGGGAAATGACGAAGCAGATCCCTGTAACCCTTATCCCGCGTGGCGGAACCGGGGTGCCTAACCTGCGTTTCGCGCTGATTCTTACCGATGCCTCGGACGGTAATACGGCCTCACCTCGCGCGTTTGCCGAGATTCAGGTATTGGCAGAGGACATGCTGGCACCCACTTTGGCGCTCACCTCTCCTTCCGCTAAGGACAAGCATCTTGTTCTTCCCAGAAGGATCACGGGCACTGCAGGAGATGCGATGGGGCTGGATCGGGTGGAGGTTTCTCTCAATGGCGGGGAACCCGTTCGGGCGACACTTCATTCGGCCACCCAATCTACCTCCGTGAATTTCAGTGCCGAAGTGCTTGAAGACGACAGTTCCGAGTCTGTTCTCACCGTGACGGCCTACGACCTCAAGGGCAATTCCACGGTACTCACCCGCACCTTTGAACGTCATTTCCTGGTAAGGCTGCAGCGGCAGTTCCTTCCCAATTCGACCGTCCCCGCGAATGTGGGCAAATTCACGGTCACTGGATCTCCCAAGGGATGGGGAAGTGCGACCTCCCACACAGGTTTTCCGGCAGTGCTGGCGGGCTCGCGGATCTCCATTAGCACGACCATCCCGGCAGGCTACCTTTTTCATCATTGGGAAAATGCTCCGGCCGGCGCTGACCCCACATCTCATACCATTAGCTTCACGGTGCCTGAGACGGGCGTCTCTCCCATGACGGCGGTCTTTTCAGCCAATCCTTTCCTCAAAGGAGCTGCGTTGCATTATGGCGGGGGCAACCTTGCCTATCTGGGCCTCATTCTTCCCACAGGAGACACGGAGAGGAGCAACGCCTCTGTCGGGCAGTTCACAGCGACTCTGGTGCAAGCCACCGCAAGCCTGAGCGGCAAGCTGCTGATGAATGGCGGCATTCATGCCTTCACGGCATTGCTGAACGGGGATGGTACCGTGTGGTTTAAGACCGGCAAAACCTTTGTCAGCGAGCTAGAGTTGCCGGGACTTCGCCTCAGCATGACTTGGTCTGAGGTTGGCTTGCAGGCCACTGTGAGGGGATCTGCCGAAAACGTCAGCGAGGGGCTTGCCAGTCCGGCTCACTTTCACAAGAACTTTCTCGTTCCTCGGGCTCTGTTGAATCTTTCTGCCTCGCAGGGGTACTACACCTTGGCGTGGCCGGCAAAGGCGCAGTTGCCAATTCGAGATGTAAAGACGTTCCCCCAGGGAGCGGGCTATGCCGCGCTGACGTTTTCCAATCAAGGAAAGGTCTCTTTGGTAGGAGTTCTGGCCGATGGAACAAAGATCACGGCCAGCTCGCTCTATCGACCCTCCCGACAGGTCCCCGTCTTTGTCCAAATCCCCACACCGGGAGCGTCAGCCAAGGTGAAGGGCGGAAGCTTCGTTGGCACGTTGCTGGTGAACCCTGATGAGGGTGCTGTCAGCGGCGAGGGCTGCCTCTGGTTCAGGCCTGCCGTTGTGGAGACCCCCAAACCTGTCACTCAGCTCTACACCGCAGGCTGGCCGGACGGGCTGCAGGTCGATACCATCGGTTCTGCGTTTCAGCCTCGCCTGACGGTGCAGCAGATTCTGCCGACCACGACTGGTGCCACGGTGCTGCGCTTTGAGAATGGAAGGCTGGTGTCGCCCGTGGAGAAGCAAAACCTGACCATCTTGGGTAACAAGGTGATCAAAACCCCTGCTAACGATAAAACGGTGACGTTGAAAGTCTCTCCAGTGACCGGGCTTTTCTCGGGCTCCTTTGAGCCTGACTGGGCACAGCCTCAGAAGAAACAGCCTGTCTTCCAGGGCATCCTGCTGCAAGGCACGGAACCTTCCGGAGTGGGCTTCTTCATCAGCAATGGCATGGCCGACACCGACCCTGAAGCAGGCGCAGTGAGCTTATCGGGTGCCGACCGATGA